In a single window of the Flavivirga spongiicola genome:
- the ychF gene encoding redox-regulated ATPase YchF: protein MKAGIVGLPNVGKSTLFNCLSNAKAQSANFPFCTIEPNIGVVNVPDPRLEKLEELVNPERVQPATVEIVDIAGLVKGASKGEGLGNQFLANIRETDAILHVLRCFDNDNIVHVDGNVDPIRDKETIDMELQLKDLETADKKLDKVKRAAKTGNKDAQKEEAVLLTIKAGLEAGTSVRALEFSEDDYTDFVKPSQFITDKPVMYVCNVDEGAAVSGNAYVEQVKETVKDENAEVLVLAIGTEADINELDDYEERQMFLQDIGLDEPGSAKLIRSAYKLLNQQTYFTAGVKEVRAWTVDIGASAPQAAGVIHTDFEKGFIRAEVIGYEDYVSFGSEAKVKEAGKMRVEGKNYVVKDGDVMHFLFNV from the coding sequence ATGAAAGCAGGAATTGTAGGATTGCCTAATGTAGGAAAGTCAACTTTATTTAATTGTTTATCGAATGCCAAAGCGCAAAGTGCAAACTTTCCCTTTTGTACTATAGAGCCTAATATAGGTGTGGTTAATGTGCCAGACCCGAGATTAGAAAAATTAGAAGAGTTGGTAAACCCGGAGCGTGTACAACCAGCAACCGTTGAGATTGTAGATATTGCCGGATTGGTTAAAGGGGCAAGTAAAGGAGAAGGTTTAGGGAATCAGTTTTTAGCAAACATTAGGGAAACTGATGCAATTCTGCATGTGCTGCGTTGTTTTGATAATGATAATATTGTGCATGTTGATGGCAATGTAGATCCGATACGAGATAAGGAAACTATCGATATGGAATTACAACTTAAAGACTTGGAGACTGCCGATAAAAAGCTTGATAAGGTTAAGCGAGCTGCAAAAACAGGAAATAAAGATGCTCAAAAAGAAGAAGCTGTATTGTTAACAATAAAGGCTGGCTTAGAGGCTGGGACATCGGTTCGTGCTTTGGAATTTAGTGAAGATGATTATACCGATTTTGTGAAACCATCCCAATTTATTACAGATAAACCGGTTATGTATGTTTGTAATGTTGATGAAGGGGCAGCGGTTTCTGGCAATGCTTATGTTGAACAAGTAAAAGAAACTGTTAAAGATGAAAATGCTGAGGTTTTAGTATTAGCTATTGGCACAGAAGCAGATATTAACGAATTAGATGATTACGAAGAGCGCCAAATGTTTTTACAGGATATTGGATTAGACGAGCCTGGTTCTGCTAAATTAATTCGTTCTGCATACAAATTATTAAATCAACAAACCTATTTTACTGCAGGTGTAAAAGAAGTACGAGCCTGGACTGTTGATATAGGGGCTAGTGCTCCGCAAGCTGCAGGCGTTATACATACCGATTTTGAAAAAGGCTTTATTCGTGCTGAAGTTATTGGCTATGAAGATTATGTGTCTTTTGGTAGTGAAGCCAAAGTAAAAGAAGCAGGGAAAATGCGTGTTGAAGGTAAAAATTATGTCGTTAAAGACGGGGATGTCATGCATTTCTTGTTTAATGTGTAG
- a CDS encoding RNA polymerase sigma factor, producing the protein MNNLTDYDLWASLKSGDLKAFSTLFKIYYPLLHNYGLKLSNYNEQLTEDCLQEFFLYVYEHKENLANLNSIKPYLYVSFRRHLFREIKKASKMVNYDKNENFFVEINFSTEDLIIQQEIDALKHGNLVKFLNELPSRQKEVLYLKYYSDLNIDEIAKVLEINYQSVLNLIHKGIKKLRQNTSLNELLKDII; encoded by the coding sequence ATGAATAATTTAACAGATTATGATTTATGGGCATCACTTAAAAGTGGTGACTTAAAAGCATTCTCTACACTATTTAAAATTTATTATCCGCTTTTGCATAATTATGGCTTAAAACTTTCTAATTATAATGAGCAATTAACAGAAGATTGTTTACAAGAATTTTTTCTTTACGTTTATGAACATAAAGAAAATTTAGCTAATCTAAATTCGATAAAACCATATTTGTATGTTTCATTTAGGCGACATTTATTTCGTGAAATAAAAAAGGCTTCGAAAATGGTCAACTATGACAAAAATGAAAACTTCTTTGTTGAAATTAACTTTTCTACTGAAGACCTTATTATTCAACAAGAAATTGATGCTTTAAAACATGGAAACTTAGTTAAATTTTTAAATGAACTACCAAGTAGACAAAAAGAAGTCTTATACCTAAAATATTACAGCGATTTAAATATTGATGAGATAGCTAAAGTTTTGGAAATAAATTATCAAAGTGTATTAAATTTAATACACAAAGGCATTAAAAAATTACGGCAAAACACATCACTTAATGAGCTTTTAAAAGATATTATATAA
- a CDS encoding FecR family protein, which produces MKNRAYTNIEDLINDASFVNWVHKKQMADIDFWDNWLLENPDKKQLVFDAKDILIGVKFNKSFVSEQKTFDAWEKFEKHATSTDKVYKIPFYKNKKYQGIAAAILLFIAVSAFYFTSKPATIVHKTAYGEILDIKLPDGTKVKLNSNSVLSYNDHDLREVVLEGEAFFNVEKKPVTNAKFLVTTDDLKVEVYGTSFNVNKRNTRTQVFLEEGSIALKLKNGIQKKMIPGDLVSYSYKTDKIIEEKRILRPELQTSWKNGSLIFDRSTLESAMSKIEDTYGITAIFEDDDSKNILITGAVPTQNLEICIKTIEKSAQVAIVNQNNKLYINKN; this is translated from the coding sequence ATGAAAAATAGAGCATACACAAACATAGAAGATTTAATAAATGATGCATCATTTGTTAATTGGGTTCATAAAAAGCAAATGGCAGATATAGACTTTTGGGATAATTGGCTTCTTGAAAATCCAGATAAAAAACAACTTGTATTTGATGCAAAGGATATTCTTATTGGTGTTAAGTTTAATAAATCTTTTGTTTCTGAACAAAAAACGTTTGATGCATGGGAAAAGTTTGAGAAACATGCAACTTCTACAGATAAAGTTTATAAAATTCCTTTTTACAAAAACAAAAAATATCAAGGCATTGCTGCCGCTATTTTATTGTTTATTGCTGTCTCTGCGTTTTATTTCACGAGTAAACCTGCAACTATTGTACACAAAACGGCATACGGAGAAATACTTGATATTAAATTACCTGATGGAACGAAAGTTAAATTAAATTCAAATTCTGTTCTATCCTATAATGATCATGACCTTAGAGAAGTTGTTTTAGAAGGCGAAGCTTTTTTTAACGTAGAAAAGAAACCTGTAACAAATGCTAAATTTTTAGTTACAACTGACGATTTAAAGGTTGAAGTTTATGGTACTTCATTTAATGTTAATAAGCGCAACACAAGAACACAAGTGTTTTTAGAGGAAGGGAGCATTGCCCTTAAATTAAAAAATGGTATACAAAAGAAGATGATTCCAGGAGATTTAGTTTCATACTCTTATAAAACGGATAAAATTATTGAAGAAAAAAGAATTTTAAGACCCGAATTACAAACTTCTTGGAAAAATGGATCCTTAATTTTTGATAGATCTACCTTAGAATCTGCTATGAGTAAAATTGAAGATACGTACGGTATTACTGCTATTTTTGAAGACGATGACAGTAAAAACATACTAATAACTGGAGCCGTACCGACTCAAAATCTAGAAATTTGCATTAAAACAATTGAGAAATCTGCACAGGTAGCTATTGTAAATCAGAATAATAAGTTATACATTAACAAAAATTAG
- a CDS encoding TonB-dependent receptor: MIFILIINYSLGLNAQNTENQKIKLTHFLSKLSEEHQVFFTYDVDLLNNINIDANQLNNTDLQLIIDSLRAKTNLHFDNLGNNYYVIYNDSEKGKASLENAKKRLNETIATLSNSNGFTNFTMKGKVVNIFNEPLAEANIIENGSINGTTTDIHGNFTLQTNSINNLFITVSYVGYASKVIAVQNENDITIVLEPEESLKEVQIVGSRNANRSVLDTPSVIDVVQLEEAIKRTGQIEINQILQFVIPSFNASKQSGADGSDHIVPATLRGLGPDQTLILINGKRRHQSSLINLYGTRGRGNSGTDLNAIPASAIEKIEVLRDGASAQYGSDAIAGVINIVLKDDIDTFNGNITYGFNNANVKGDFRNSTSGIDGNTMKLSGNYGMKILDDGFVNITTEYLSKDKTLRPGADFREKYGEAGLNEYSIFINTEIPINDHSNFYAFGGYSCRNSESYAFTRFADSPRNVLEIYPNGFNPLITAKIKDNSISAGFKTKFNGWNIDINNTFGRNNFQYFIKETLNATLLFNSPTSFNAGGHILNQNTTDADFTRFYKTIFNGVNIAFGTEYRIENFKIFAGEPGSYAAFDINKNMVDQNTAPEDLVMLNGSLRPRGSQGFPGYAPENKVDQTRSNLALYIDTEFDFTNKFMFGIAGRYEKYSDFGNTFNIKLSSRYKASDNFNMRSAFSSGFRAPSLAQFYYNLKFTNFIGGEPSESLLELNDSPVTRSFGISNLIEEKALNGSLGFTAKMKNFKVSLDAYYVNIKDRIILTGNFDASNLNLNVNDVQFFANGVDTSTMGLDVILTWKKSIANNFFSMSFAGNINNMTIDKIKNRALHEETFFSKRDQHFLLASAPKSKFNLNLNYSNKKFNTNLTLTSFNKVTLIDWQIDMPLITEDPNSEYIDEADRLQKATDTYTPKLTTDINIGYALTKKMALRLGANNLFNIYPSVQQNNWTDSGGYWDSVQMGTSGSFLYSNISYKF; encoded by the coding sequence TTGATTTTCATTTTGATTATAAATTATAGTCTTGGGTTAAATGCACAGAATACTGAAAATCAAAAAATAAAATTAACTCACTTTTTATCTAAATTAAGTGAAGAACATCAGGTATTTTTCACTTATGATGTTGATTTGCTTAATAATATTAATATAGATGCAAATCAATTAAATAACACAGATTTACAACTAATAATTGATTCTTTAAGAGCAAAAACCAATCTTCATTTCGATAATTTGGGCAATAATTACTACGTAATTTATAATGACAGCGAAAAAGGGAAAGCCTCTTTAGAAAATGCAAAGAAGCGATTAAATGAGACTATTGCTACACTTTCTAATTCTAATGGTTTTACAAACTTTACAATGAAAGGCAAAGTTGTTAATATATTTAATGAGCCCCTAGCCGAAGCTAACATTATTGAAAATGGATCTATTAACGGAACAACAACGGACATACATGGAAATTTCACACTACAAACAAATTCAATAAACAACCTATTTATTACCGTTAGCTATGTTGGTTATGCTTCGAAAGTCATTGCTGTTCAAAATGAAAATGATATAACGATTGTATTAGAGCCTGAGGAATCTTTAAAAGAAGTTCAGATAGTTGGTTCAAGAAATGCAAATAGATCGGTATTAGACACCCCTTCAGTAATAGATGTTGTCCAGCTAGAAGAGGCAATCAAAAGAACCGGGCAAATAGAAATAAACCAAATACTTCAGTTTGTTATTCCTTCTTTTAATGCTTCAAAACAATCTGGTGCAGATGGTTCAGATCATATTGTTCCAGCCACATTGAGAGGCTTGGGTCCCGATCAAACATTAATTCTAATCAATGGAAAAAGGAGACATCAATCGTCCTTAATTAATTTATATGGAACGCGAGGACGAGGCAATTCGGGAACAGATCTAAATGCTATACCAGCATCAGCCATAGAAAAAATCGAGGTTCTCCGTGATGGTGCTTCCGCTCAATATGGATCCGATGCCATTGCAGGCGTGATAAATATTGTTCTGAAAGATGATATAGACACCTTTAACGGAAATATAACCTATGGCTTTAATAATGCCAATGTAAAAGGAGATTTTAGAAACTCTACATCTGGAATCGATGGCAATACCATGAAACTATCCGGTAATTATGGCATGAAAATTTTAGACGACGGATTTGTAAATATCACTACCGAATATCTGTCAAAAGATAAAACCCTAAGACCGGGAGCAGATTTTAGAGAAAAATATGGTGAAGCAGGGTTAAATGAGTATAGTATTTTTATAAATACTGAAATCCCCATAAACGATCATTCCAATTTCTATGCTTTTGGTGGTTATAGTTGCAGAAATTCAGAATCTTATGCTTTTACCAGATTTGCAGATAGCCCCAGAAATGTTCTTGAAATTTATCCAAACGGATTCAATCCTTTAATAACCGCAAAAATAAAGGACAACTCTATTTCTGCTGGTTTTAAAACCAAATTTAATGGCTGGAATATTGATATCAACAACACCTTTGGTAGAAATAACTTTCAGTATTTCATTAAAGAAACATTAAATGCCACCTTATTATTTAATTCGCCAACAAGTTTTAATGCCGGCGGCCACATCTTAAATCAAAATACTACAGATGCTGACTTTACAAGGTTTTATAAAACCATTTTTAACGGTGTAAATATCGCTTTTGGCACGGAATATAGAATAGAGAATTTCAAAATATTTGCGGGAGAGCCGGGCTCCTATGCAGCCTTTGATATTAATAAAAACATGGTCGACCAAAACACAGCACCAGAGGATTTGGTCATGTTAAATGGTTCTCTACGCCCAAGGGGGTCTCAAGGATTTCCTGGATATGCTCCTGAAAATAAAGTAGATCAAACCAGGTCTAACTTAGCTTTATATATTGATACAGAATTTGATTTTACCAATAAGTTTATGTTTGGCATTGCGGGGCGCTATGAAAAATATAGCGACTTTGGTAATACATTCAATATTAAACTCTCCTCAAGATATAAAGCTAGCGACAACTTTAATATGCGAAGTGCTTTTAGCTCAGGATTTAGAGCGCCTTCTTTAGCACAATTTTATTACAACTTAAAATTTACAAATTTTATAGGTGGTGAACCATCAGAATCCTTATTAGAGTTAAATGATAGCCCCGTAACCCGAAGCTTTGGTATTAGCAATTTAATTGAAGAAAAGGCTCTTAATGGTAGCCTTGGTTTTACAGCAAAAATGAAGAATTTTAAAGTAAGTTTGGATGCCTATTATGTAAATATTAAAGATAGAATTATTTTAACAGGAAACTTTGATGCCTCAAATCTTAATTTGAATGTAAACGATGTTCAATTTTTCGCTAATGGTGTGGATACAAGTACAATGGGTTTAGATGTTATACTAACTTGGAAAAAAAGCATTGCAAACAATTTTTTTTCAATGTCTTTTGCTGGTAATATCAATAACATGACTATTGACAAAATAAAAAACAGAGCGCTACATGAAGAAACCTTCTTTAGTAAACGCGACCAACATTTTTTATTAGCATCCGCTCCAAAAAGCAAATTTAATTTAAACCTTAATTACTCAAATAAAAAATTTAATACCAACTTAACACTTACCAGTTTTAACAAAGTAACCCTTATAGATTGGCAAATCGATATGCCTCTCATTACAGAAGATCCCAATTCAGAATATATTGATGAAGCTGACAGATTACAAAAAGCCACAGATACCTATACCCCCAAATTAACTACAGACATAAATATTGGTTATGCTTTAACCAAGAAAATGGCACTTAGGCTTGGTGCAAATAATCTATTTAACATATACCCTAGCGTACAACAAAACAACTGGACCGATAGTGGTGGCTACTGGGATTCTGTACAAATGGGAACTAGTGGCTCTTTTTTATATTCAAATATTTCTTACAAATTCTAG